Genomic segment of Malus domestica chromosome 15, GDT2T_hap1:
CTGAACCACGTGATCAACGTTGGTACAGCTACAATTCTCCTACCGGCATGTATACTGCGCTGTCCAAATCCTAGAAACGTCAACGTCAGCGTATAGATTACTTGGCTCGACGACAAGCTACCCAGCATGTCTCGGTTACTAAATGGCAGCCGAAAGAAACGGCCGGAAGTGGAAATGATCGGCCAACCCCAACAATCATGGTTGAATTACAAGGGCAGAAGGAAACTAATCGGGACTTCGAAACTACCATTGAAGCAGTCGAGAAGCGCATCAAGCTTCTTCTTCGGCCCGGCGAAATGAAAGCTCGTTTTGAGCAATTGTAGAAAGAGGCCGAAAGCCAACTGCCTCATTTACCGTTGAAAGAACCTCTAATCAAAATTCGATTGAATCCGCATCCCCAATTCCTTGACAAATCATTAGAATATATGAAAGAATTTCATAAGACATATTCCACCAATGATTTATATGGGTTGCCCAAGGCTTGCCAAGAAACTCTTGACCTGGCATTAACTTGCCCCGATGCTGAGCAAATCATCCAAAAAACCACTGATCCGATGATGAAAGCCAGATTCCAGCACATTCGAGAGGCTAGGGTTCTCGACTTCGAGGTTGACCTATACACGAACATTGACACAGCCGAGCTTCCTTTTTCTCTCGACGATCTTCCATACCTtcgatatcacttcgaagttTTTTCGGCTGTCTCATTGTTTGGTTTAACGGTCGATGAGACAGAACGGGTGGCACGTCTGGACTCTTACCTGGACACTAGGAATGCCCATATCGCCTATGAAGAACAAGCTCATCGAATACGGCAGGATCAGAATCCGACGCCAGATGCATGCAAGTCCGAAGACGACAATCAACAGGATACAACGTCGGATTGTGTGACATAAGCGCCTGAATATGCTGAGACACACAGCGAATTGGCCGCTAATGCTCCAACACACAATGATATAGTCCTCCCCACTCTGAAAGATGACGACCAGGATCCAATGGGCCATTCGGTTcttgaaaatatggaaatcagcatggtccaTGTCATCCCTACCGAATTTCAGTTTACTACACACCAACCAAGTTCCTTGGACGGTGATGTGGTCGCTGAGGAGGCAACACAGGTTGATTTCGTCACTACTCCTGAGGACGAGTCAACTAACAGCGATGATAAACCTAAAACAGCCTTGGGCATCTTGTTTCCCCATTCCTCATTgactaatcttcaacatttgaagccattgtatgtaacgACCCATATCGAAGGATATCCAGTCTCCAAAGTTTTTGTTGACTATGGAGCCactgtcaatatcatgcctgtaaATATCATGAAGACGTTACGTCGCTCTAACGACGAACTTATTCCATCAGGGATCACCATGAGCAGATTCATCGgagacaaatcccaaaccaaaggaaTGCTTCGCTTGGAGGTAAACATCGCCGATCGTATAACATGACCGCCTTCTTCATCATTGACTCcaagaccgagtataatgcactgctcggtcgagattggattcatcaaacaagTTGTATCCCTTCGTCATTATATAAAGTGCTCATCTTTTGGGACGGTAAATCGGTCATCGTTCATCCGGCCGATGATCAGcccttcgaagctaacatgatccaaaCACGGTACTATGATGACCATGTCGGCTACATCACCCTACAAGGTTTCAATGATGAAGGACGGCCGACTCAGATTTCTATTTAGAAGGCTATCGAGGTTGGCATCGAAATTGTacaccaggattcggcgagactcgggtTAGCCGCCTTCATTCTCGATCCCGATGTCTGACACCGATTAGGAAAAATGTTAGGCCGTaatttcatctactatggaacgactgctggctcaTTGAAATACTATATCTAAGAAACCAAATTTAGGCGTTAACCTCATAGAGTTCCTCGACGAAGGAGATAATGGTCATGCCTTGTCTTTCGACCACATTCAAGTTGCCTCGGTCGAGCTCGAAGATAATTGGCCCCAAGTCAAGGATCCGTTGGAggaaattaatgttgggacggctgATGACCCTCGGCCTTTACTCATTAGTGCTTTGCTTCCCCAATCTATGAAAGCCGAACTTTGTGCTCTGCTCGAGGAGTTTAAAGATTGCTTCGCTTGGAGCTACCATGAGATGCCAGGCCTAGATGGCACTCTCGTCAAGCATAAGTTACGTATTAAACTGggatgtaaacctttccgtcaaccacctcgtcgattctcgaccgaagtgcaaCTCGGCATCAAGGATGAACTTGTTCAACTTCTGAAGGtcgggttcattcggacagctcgatacgtTGAATGGTTGGCAAATATCGTTCCTgtcttaaagaaaaatggtgcttTGTGCATTTGTATCGActtcagaaatctgaatctggcaactcccaaagatgaatACCCAATGCCGATTTTAGATTTGTTAATCGATGCTGCagcgaatcatgcgatcttatcttttatggatggacatgccggatgcaaccaaattttcattggTGAAGCCGACGTTCACCTTTCGCTGCTCGGGGGCACTCAGCAcatacgaatgggttgtcatgccattcggccttaaGAACGCTGGGGCCACATACCAACGAGCAATGAATACCATCTTTCATGATTTGATTTGCACCATCGTCGAACTTTACATTGACTATGTTGtaatcaagtcaaaacgacgacaGACCCATCTAGATAATCTGCGACAGGTTTTCCTCCACATACGCCTGCATAACCTCAAAATGAACCCTGCCAAGTGTGCTTTCGGCGTGTCCGCAGGtaatttttttggtttcctcgtgCATTACTGCGGGATTAAAGTAGATGAAAATAAAGCATGTGCAATCATTAATGCCCCATCACCAACGACAAAGAAGCAACTACAGTTCTTACTCGGCAAGATAAATTTTCTCTGCCGATTCATATCAAATTCGGCGGgcaaaatgaaagcgttttctACGTTgctgaaacttaaggactcCGACAAATTTGTGTGGGGTGACGAGCATCAAGTGGCTTTTACGCGAATCAAGGTCTCCCTTACCACGCCCCATGTCTACATCCCACCTCGGTgcggtaagcctctcaagctATATATTTCGACGACCGAAGAATCCCTCGGTTGTCTTCTTATGCAAGATAACGAAATCGGCCGGGAACAAGCCATTTTTTATCTTAGTCAAAATCTCAATCAACTGGAGATCAATTATTTTACCGTTGAGAAGCTTTGCCTCGCTTTATTTTTCGCCGCATTAAAGCttaggcattacatgctcccgtcggtcacccaagtcattgcccagaccaaTGTTATCTGTTACATGTTCACTCGGCCAATCGTAaaaggccgaattgggaaatggacaatGGTGTTGTCCGAATTCAGCTTACAATATGTGCCCaagaaagctgtcaaaggtcAAGCATTGGATGATTTCCTCGCCCACCATCCCTCAACGTATAGCTTCGGGGGCAACGACATCGAAATGGGCATGGTTGACATTGGTGATAATCactggacgatgtactttgatGGCTCGAGTACTTCATCTTCGGCTGG
This window contains:
- the LOC139191866 gene encoding uncharacterized protein, encoding MGHSVLENMEISMVHVIPTEFQFTTHQPSSLDGDVVAEEATQVDFVTTPEDESTNSDDKPKTALGILFPHSSLTNLQHLKPLYVTTHIEGYPVSKVFVDYGATVNIMPVNIMKTLRRSNDELIPSGITMSRFIGDKSQTKGMLRLEKPNLGVNLIEFLDEGDNGHALSFDHIQVASVELEDNWPQVKDPLEEINVGTADDPRPLLISALLPQSMKAELCALLEEFKDCFAWSYHEMPGLDGTLVKHKLRIKLGCKPFRQPPRRFSTEVQLGIKDELVQLLKVGFIRTARYVEWLANIVPVLKKNGALCICIDFRNLNLATPKDEYPMPILDLLIDAAANHAILSFMDGHAGCNQIFIGEADVHLSLLGGTQHIRMGCHAIRP